The Corythoichthys intestinalis isolate RoL2023-P3 chromosome 2, ASM3026506v1, whole genome shotgun sequence DNA segment attcacctatgtgtatactaaggcttcaaatgtttggtagatgtgtttatggcatttgataaagattttgtgttgccagaattaatataacacttaaaacaagaaaaacagcaacactagatctgtatttttgtgtattcacatcaagatacatttttgGCTGGTGACTAAGTTAGAAGGGTATTGGCTTagaaaaaatgcattgaacgcATAGATCCAGCGTAGtggaatgaaatccattttctaagcactttttccatggtcccaataaaGCCATATTTCCACAAGCTTGTCCATTCACAGCAGATCCTGGTCAActctaatcttttaatggacgacggtcccacagaagaagttgtagctgtcagtgaagggtgtttcagttctgaaaaacacgcacacacacacacataaaccatgtgtgaactgtttcatccatatcatatttacataatcttccaatccaaattatctaggcttgtctattctgccattttttcctgaataatATTATCAAATAGGTCTTTGGAACTACagttaaacaaactaaatactatgaaaaacctatgttatttgtcaatctaaactttttgctcaaagttaacaatctaacatcataataatgaccgctacagcccagaactcacattgcaagtcttaacttcatatgtgatctgaccagaagccccccaactcccatagttattcacaaaaaaaggcGTGTGTGTTGCTTACCTTGAgtcaatgtcgttaaaaatcccagtcgatgcattttcagcaagatccttcgacggagcctggagagaaagccattgtctgacgtaGCCACGAAGGCTTAGCAAGTTGCATGCCGTTTCggccaaattcctgccctttttcgcccttggacagatgagagatgcatatagcatcgtttccatgccttttgactacgtttcgaatgcggttttcttatcttttgttcatcttcgctcgtgtcgtagcttgacacggtcgccgccatgttgtttgttttccaaacccatagcaacagtcctcgtctcctattggtgcacgtgacctaaaatggcttcacacactgacgatacgactccgccgtatcaatatcactgcgccacgggggaaaaaagaccgacacaaaaacgctaattactaaaaaatgactggaaaccgtgagtagaactttttttttggtactagtTGGCAACGTATGCATATTATAATGCAGCggtcatgtagatccatttcagtggaacgaaatctattttctaagcactttttccatggtgccaatacagcctataatagcatttactttgtttaatgccattgtcgggcatgtttgtccattctattgatgccgatacacttggattccattgatgcctatgtaagtcgatgccattgacggccatggacatccaaatttttcccatttattttcaatggcaaaaaacaaaaatatccccaaattaacaggaaatgactagatatcaacaggacgtgtcccccaagcgtccccgattccattgacgcttttatggagggtgcttccattgatggccatggacgtccaaatttcccattcatttctaatggcatttactttgtttaatgccattatcgggcatgtttgtccattctattgatgccgatacacttggattccattgaggcctatgtaagtcgatgccattgacggccatggacgtccaaattttttcccattcattttcaatggcaaaaaataaaaaaatacccaaatcaacaggaaatgaccagatatcaataggacgtgtcccccaaatgtccacgattccattgacgcttatggagggtgctgccattgacgcccatggacgtccaaatttctcattcatttctaatggcattcactttgtttaatgccattgacaggcatGTTGGTCCATTCTGTTGATAGCCCTGGTCGGGGCTAAGATCtctatctccacacagcaaagacctagagtaatttctccagaaattgcagtttctagtcaaTAATACtcttttttcataatttgctgcGGGCTAATAAAAGCTGCACCACAGTTGGCCCGCTGGTCTTAGTTTAGACACCAGCTGCTCGAACTCAAAATGAtcaaacatttaacaaaaacatTACTAGAATACCAAAATGTCCGGTTCCTGCTTTGCATTTCCAGGATCTAGGAGCGAAGAACGTTGCCATTAAGAGACATAAGATGAACCCCAAATGTCACAGGCTCACAATTGAGTCTTTAATTCAAAATTGGTATGAAGAACCAGAACATAAAGGCTTATCCTGGTCCATGTTGCATCGAAAATGTCAACCGTATGGATCTTGTGGTGGTAAGAAAGTTAGTCATCCTTGCTATCTTGACGGAGTGAACTTCTTCAACCGCACATATGCACACACAGTCCATGACGTACGGTTTTGAAAGTAAGCAAATAACACGTCATCTCGCGTGATGCCAATTACAGGTTTAAAACAACACTTAAGAGTGGAAAGTACGTCAATTCGGTCAGCAGGTCAACTTCTAAAGGCATTCGAAAGCTTCCGAGCATTGCTAACTAGCTTATATGCTAACAATCTCCGCATGAAAACAGTCAGATAAAAGCAATGTGATTGACATTTAAAGAACAATAGTACACTACGTGTATGGATATTAATAGGCAAGTGACATGATTTGATAAATATTGACCTGTGCTGTTTGATCATTCTGGTTCGTGGATGCCATCTTCCTGACTGTCAACACAGAAGACTGATCGATGTTTGATTGCTTTGGCCTGAGCTCAAAGTGCACATATTGAGTCGTTTGATGGCGCTTTATCAACCAACCGAAACATTAAATTATAGTTAAATATCAAAGAAATGTAACATATTTAATCACTTTTCGCTCTTTTGGTCATAGTTTCTGAAGTTTGGGGTAAAAATAGATCTGTTCACGACATTCTGTAGTAGGCGCAAGCGAAAGCACTACATATCCCATAGTTCTTAAAGTCAACGCAGTTCCCGTTTTCGAAACTGCCAAGCAAAGTGTCTCCTGTTGTCTGAATTGTAATTGTTAGACGTTTTTGCACATAATGGCGGATCGGAAGCCGTGCAAGGTTTGCAACTTTACACGTCAGAAGTCATATGGCTTGGTGGTTCCCTCGCTTGAAGAGCTGAAGATTAAAGGTGAGATGATAAACATTTTTGACACAACTTTATTACGCATGGCTTGatgaaataataaatgtaatctGTACACAAAACAACTTATATGAATGAAGCTATGATGCTGATTGATCTATTTGATGAACCCCTACTACGAATAGGTACATAAAGGTAATTAATCTTTTATTGAATTGTTACTAAATAGTCGTCTCAGGTAATGCTATAGTGCTATTGAAGTTAATCTCACACTAACAGAAACTGGCATTTTTCGTCGAGCAACATTTCTGACGTGCTGAAACTCGCATGAGCTGAGGTGAAATGAGTTGAGAACTACCGCCCTCCTCCAGTCTGCTCATTCCTTAGATGCTAGTCAACACCAGGCGTTGGCCAAAAGCTTTGATTTGCTGAAATGCACAACCTACACATTCTGGGTGTCAAGCAGTGATGTCGGttgctttttaccaatttttctctctttgctacctcaacataaaaatgacaacagaaaaatgtcatcgcatgtaattgactttccactaattgaatttaaaggggtagatcagaattttttacataaggcttaatattcgagtcgATGGAGTTGTTTTCAACCACCGTTAACTCAAGCTAGCTTAGCCTActcaggagccctgaaactaactgacaaactgcatggaatctgttgaaatcaactccaccaactaaataaacccccgcgtaatgtcaaaaattttaaACTTCGGGTTAGGTTTTAGGGGTTAACACGTATCAGTGCCGATGTAAAactatgcaaattgactgcacattaatcaacaacacacaaatgaattaaacagtgcaataaacataaTGGTGTTGGAGGGCGCGAATGCGCGCGCACAATCCGAAAGTACACCATACACgccgtcaatttggccacaaacgtGGCACAAACTAAGCacgttacactcaatcggacttgcaACACATCCCTAAGATGCTAAAGGAACACGTCACCTcagggcataaatgtgcaacacgaatatgatgcaAAAAATGCTTGccgacttggagcgatgactacccGCCATTGCAACAGCAAAGTTATGAAACGGCCGCATGTGTAGCAGGAACCTgtagctggaaccctccagaatgaaggaaaaatacgttcatttatggacgcacacagatcaacattccctcgcacatctcaacaggtggctgcactcggctcgaatgcgCACCCACACCGGCACACGGCTTTCTCAGTCCCTaaacacttagcgcgtgtgatttaagaccaaaacaggaagtaatgtTGAGCGGTTACCACGGAAATAAACCCATAATGACAAAATGGGAaactttctaacattttctatttgaaatgctcttcgtacttgactacaatattcgtcattctacatacatgatGAGGCAATAgcaaaatagtaatgcacagaCACAAAGGAAACGAACtactaatcagattactggattggaaaaatgaacgcattagattgctcgttactgaaagagagtaattatataacagttagtaatgcgttactgacaacactggtgtcAAGCTACTCCTTTTGTAAAGTAACAGACTTGTGCTGGTCAAAGCATCCATCACTAAATAAATGGGTTTACTTGAAAGTGAGTTAGACCCGACGGAACCTTTCCTAGCTGACTTTGATCAAGAGGTGACTCTAAACTGGTTGCCATTCACATCACATCATTCACATCTTGAAGTCTTCAATAAACctgcatgtactgtacatgtatgTGGGAAACCACACAGAAAAAGAGGGAAAACATGAACACTGAAAACAGAAGGGCCCAGAACATTAAATGCCACTGTCTGTCCACATCTTGAATAAAATTACAGTTGCATTTTTGTGCTGAattgatcctttttttttttttttttttttgtaaaattgtaAAACTTTCGGAATTGCAGGAAGTGAGTTTCTTGGTTTCACAACACATGACCCAGTCACGGTGGTATTAGAAGACGATGGAACAATAGTCAAGGATGAGGCCTACTTTTGGTGTTTACCTTTAAACACAAAGTTTATGCTGCTGCATGAAAAGGAGACATGGTCGCCGCTTCGCAGGGGTGAGCTGCTTTTCCTTCCATAAAATATGTTTATTTATATGTGGGGTGGGGTTCTAACTCGGAAGTTTTGACTGGCGGCATGTGCTCCTCTATGCTTTCTATTGTAGTTGATGGTGGCACAGCATGGATGGCGAGGGATTCTATGATGCTTGAGAGCGATGTTGTGGATGCCGCTCTTGTTGCTGCTCCATGGTTGGACTTGGCCTTGCAGCtgaagcaggacctggccagtgtCATCCTCATGTCTGAGGAAGACTTACAGGTGGGACACAATTAGTCCAGTTTGTCACTCTATGTATTTTTAGAGAGGGAGGAGAGGGAATAAAATTGTTCATTTTGCAGTATCCGTAAAAGCCACTACAAACAGTGCCTTCCATTATTTGTCATCTAAATGAGTACTTTGTGTAGAATCAGTGTCACATGTTGTTCCAGAGCTTAGTGGACGTCCCATGCCCTGAGCTAGCTTCTGCTCTCGGCTTCCCAGAAAAAAAGACTGCAAATCTTCAAGACACTTTTCAGAGGGTCTTGGACCGTCGGGAGGAGGAGAGGCAATCCAAAGAGTTGCTGCAGCTATTCCTCAAAACAGTGGAGAAAGAAGAAGGACAGCCACAGGAGGAGGCCGGTCAGGCCAGTAAGGAAGGTATGTTGAAGAAATGCACATTTGAAAAGTGAATAACTCTTTGCAGTCACAACTGGACAACGTGATGTAGTGGTTAGCATGCCTACCTCACAGCTGTGGGTATGAGGTCTTCTGTCGGTCATGCCTGGTCTTGTATGGGTTTTCCAGTTGTACTCTGGGTAAATCCCAGACCGGCAATTTGTTCTTACATTGTACTTTCATAACCGGTATTCtcactgtatttttctgtttttcccaGATATTGACAGTGTGCCTTGTAATCCAATAAGATTTAATATGAATTCCTGGTTGTGCTTAATGACTTCGAacctattttgtttgagcatatCTGTATTATACTGCTTCAGTGAAAGTGCTAAAGACACATCATTCATCAAACCCATAAATACAACCATAAAACAAAGAATTAATACATGAAACAGTAATTGTaatgttaaaagataaataacaaatagacTGATGTACCCTTTATAATAAGGTGTGTCTTATGTACGAAAATAAACTCCTTGATGATGCGATTTATAATCT contains these protein-coding regions:
- the dffa gene encoding DNA fragmentation factor subunit alpha, translating into MADRKPCKVCNFTRQKSYGLVVPSLEELKIKGSEFLGFTTHDPVTVVLEDDGTIVKDEAYFWCLPLNTKFMLLHEKETWSPLRRVDGGTAWMARDSMMLESDVVDAALVAAPWLDLALQLKQDLASVILMSEEDLQSLVDVPCPELASALGFPEKKTANLQDTFQRVLDRREEERQSKELLQLFLKTVEKEEGQPQEEAGQASKEAVDVSVDVPDGMEVDQASGFISRTLMVLKGKTSPETRLSTEDLQMVVAKGVEVMQQVLGWDKVRTSTLLQDCESELNRRLQQVQAVQSMRGNTPQGDSNQSANEKKGDESEGTLP